The Balearica regulorum gibbericeps isolate bBalReg1 chromosome 5, bBalReg1.pri, whole genome shotgun sequence genome window below encodes:
- the GRK2 gene encoding beta-adrenergic receptor kinase 1 isoform X1, with translation MADLEAVLADVSYLMAMEKSRAAPAARASKRILLPEPSIRSVMQKYLEDRGEVTFDKIFTQKIGYLLFRDFAFNQAEEAKPLMEFYEEIKKYEKLDSEEERTARSRHIFDHYIMKELLACSHPFSKSATEHVQSHLSKKQVPPDLFQPYIEEICQNLRRGIFQKFIESDKFTRFCQWKNVELNIHLTMNDFSVHRIIGRGGFGEVYGCRKADTGKMYAMKCLDKKRIKMKQGETLALNERIMLSLVSTGDCPFIVCMSYAFHTPDKLSFILDLMNGGDLHYHLSQHGVFSEAEMRFYAAEIILGLEHMHSRFVVYRDLKPANILLDEFGHVRISDLGLACDFSKKKPHASVGTHGYMAPEVLQKGVAYDSSADWFSLGCMLFKLLRGHSPFRQHKTKDKHEIDRMTLTMTVELPDSFSPELRSLLEGLLQRDVNRRLGCMGRGAQEVKEEPFFKGLDWQMVFLQKYPPPLIPPRGEVNAADAFDIGSFDEEDTKGIKLLESDQELYRNFPLTISERWQQEVTETVFEAVNADTDKLEARKKAKNKQLGHEEEYAMGKDCIMHGYMAKLGNPFLTQWQRRYFYLFPNRLEWRGEGESPQSLLTMEEIDSVEETQVKERKCILLRIRGGKQFVLQCDSDPELVQWRKELRDAQRQAQQLLQRVPRMQNKPRSPVVELSKVPFIQRSANGL, from the exons ATGGCGGACCTGGAGGCGGTGTTGGCGGACGTGAGCTACCTGATGGCCATGGAGAAGAGCcgcgccgcgcccgccgcccgcgCCAGCAAGAGGATCCTCCTGCCCGAGCCCAG CATCCGCAGCGTCATGCAGAAATACCTGGAGGACCGGGGAGAGGTGACGTTTGACAAGATCTTCACGCAGAAGATCG GGTATCTGCTCTTCCGGGACTTCGCCTTTAACCAGGCAGAGGAGGCCAAACCCCTGATGGAGTTTTATGAGGAG ATCAAGAAGTACGAGAAGCTGGACTCTGAGGAGGAGCGAACTGCCCGGAGCCGCCACATCTTTGACCATTACATCATGAAAGAGCTGCTGGCCTGCTCCCAT CCCTTCTCCAAGAGCGCCACGGAGCATGTCCAGAGCCACCTGAGCAAGAAGCAGGTGCCACCAGACCTCTTCCAG CCCTACATTGAGGAGATCTGCCAGAACCTGCGTAGGGGCATCTTCCAGAAATTCATCGAGAG TGACAAGTTCACACGGTTCTGCCAGTGGAAGAACGTGGAGCTGAACATCCAT CTCACCATGAACGATTTCAGCGTTCACCGAATCATCGGCCGCGGCGGTTTCGGGGAAGTCTACGGCTGCCGGAAAGCAGATACAGGCAAAAT GTACGCCATGAAGTGTTTGGACAAGAAACGCATCAAGATGAAGCAGGGCGAGACCCTGGCCCTCAACGAGCGCATCATGCTGTCCCTCGTCAGCACCGGG GACTGCCCGTTCATCGTGTGCATGTCATACGCCTTCCACACACCCGACAAGCTCAGCTTCATCCTCGACCTCATGAATG GGGGAGACCTGCATTATCACCTGTCCCAGCACGGCGTCTTCTCGGAGGCAGAGATGAGGTTCTACGCAGCTGAGATCATCCTGGGCCTGGAGCACATGCACAGCCGCTTCGTGGTGTACCGTGACCTCAAG CCGGCAAACATCCTCCTGGACGAGTTTGGGCACGTCCGCATCTCAGACCTGGGCCTGGCCTGTGACTTCTCCAAGAAGAAGCCCCATGCCAGCGT GGGCACCCATGGGTACATGGCTCCGGAGGTGCTGCAGAAAGGAGTGGCGTACGACAGCAGCGCCGACTGGTTCTCGCTGGGCTGCATGCTCTTCAAGCTGCTTCGGGG GCACAGCCCCTTTCGGCAGCACAAGACGAAGGACAAGCACGAGATCGACCGTATGACCCTCACCATG ACCGTCGAGTTGCCGGACTCCTTCTCCCCCGAGCTGCGCTCCCTGCTCGAGGGGCTGCTGCAGCGAGATGTCAACCGGCGGCTGGGCTGCATGGGGCGCGG ggctcaggaGGTGAAGGAGGAGCCCTTCTTCAAGGGCCTGGACTGGCAGATGGTTTTCCTGCAGAAG TACCCACCGCCCCTGATCCCGCCCCGCGGCGAGGTGAACGCAGCCGACGCCTTCGACATCGGCTCCTTCGACGAGGAGGACACGAAGGGCATCAAG CTGCTGGAGAGCGACCAGGAGCTGTACCGCAACTTCCCGCTCACCATCTCGGAGCGGTGGCAGCAGGAGGTGACAGAGACCGTCTTTGAAGCCGTCAACGCCGACACCGACAAGCTGGAGGCTCGTAAGAAGGCCAAGAACAAACAGCTGGGCCACGAGGAGG AGTACGCCATGGGCAAGGACTGCATCATGCACGGGTACATGGCCAAGCTGGGCAACCCCTTCCTGACGCAGTGGCAGCGCCGCTACTTCTACCTCTTCCCCAACCGCCTCGAGTGGCGCGGGGAGGGCGAGTCGCCG CAGTCCCTGCTCACCATGGAGGAGATCGACTCGGTGGAGGAGACACAGGTGAAGGAGCGCAAGTGCATCCTGCTCCGCATCCGTGGCGGCAAGCAGTTCGTGCTGCAGTGCGAT AGCGACCCCGAGCTGGTGCAGTGGCGGAAGGAGCTGCGGGACGCCCAGCGCCAggcccagcagctgctgcagcggGTGCCGCGCATGCAGAACAAGCCCCGCTCGCCCGTGGTGGAGCTCAGCAAAGTGCCGTTCATCCAGCGCTCCGCCAACGGGCTCTGA
- the GRK2 gene encoding beta-adrenergic receptor kinase 1 isoform X3, translating to MKELLACSHPFSKSATEHVQSHLSKKQVPPDLFQPYIEEICQNLRRGIFQKFIESDKFTRFCQWKNVELNIHLTMNDFSVHRIIGRGGFGEVYGCRKADTGKMYAMKCLDKKRIKMKQGETLALNERIMLSLVSTGDCPFIVCMSYAFHTPDKLSFILDLMNGGDLHYHLSQHGVFSEAEMRFYAAEIILGLEHMHSRFVVYRDLKPANILLDEFGHVRISDLGLACDFSKKKPHASVGTHGYMAPEVLQKGVAYDSSADWFSLGCMLFKLLRGHSPFRQHKTKDKHEIDRMTLTMTVELPDSFSPELRSLLEGLLQRDVNRRLGCMGRGAQEVKEEPFFKGLDWQMVFLQKYPPPLIPPRGEVNAADAFDIGSFDEEDTKGIKLLESDQELYRNFPLTISERWQQEVTETVFEAVNADTDKLEARKKAKNKQLGHEEEYAMGKDCIMHGYMAKLGNPFLTQWQRRYFYLFPNRLEWRGEGESPQSLLTMEEIDSVEETQVKERKCILLRIRGGKQFVLQCDSDPELVQWRKELRDAQRQAQQLLQRVPRMQNKPRSPVVELSKVPFIQRSANGL from the exons ATGAAAGAGCTGCTGGCCTGCTCCCAT CCCTTCTCCAAGAGCGCCACGGAGCATGTCCAGAGCCACCTGAGCAAGAAGCAGGTGCCACCAGACCTCTTCCAG CCCTACATTGAGGAGATCTGCCAGAACCTGCGTAGGGGCATCTTCCAGAAATTCATCGAGAG TGACAAGTTCACACGGTTCTGCCAGTGGAAGAACGTGGAGCTGAACATCCAT CTCACCATGAACGATTTCAGCGTTCACCGAATCATCGGCCGCGGCGGTTTCGGGGAAGTCTACGGCTGCCGGAAAGCAGATACAGGCAAAAT GTACGCCATGAAGTGTTTGGACAAGAAACGCATCAAGATGAAGCAGGGCGAGACCCTGGCCCTCAACGAGCGCATCATGCTGTCCCTCGTCAGCACCGGG GACTGCCCGTTCATCGTGTGCATGTCATACGCCTTCCACACACCCGACAAGCTCAGCTTCATCCTCGACCTCATGAATG GGGGAGACCTGCATTATCACCTGTCCCAGCACGGCGTCTTCTCGGAGGCAGAGATGAGGTTCTACGCAGCTGAGATCATCCTGGGCCTGGAGCACATGCACAGCCGCTTCGTGGTGTACCGTGACCTCAAG CCGGCAAACATCCTCCTGGACGAGTTTGGGCACGTCCGCATCTCAGACCTGGGCCTGGCCTGTGACTTCTCCAAGAAGAAGCCCCATGCCAGCGT GGGCACCCATGGGTACATGGCTCCGGAGGTGCTGCAGAAAGGAGTGGCGTACGACAGCAGCGCCGACTGGTTCTCGCTGGGCTGCATGCTCTTCAAGCTGCTTCGGGG GCACAGCCCCTTTCGGCAGCACAAGACGAAGGACAAGCACGAGATCGACCGTATGACCCTCACCATG ACCGTCGAGTTGCCGGACTCCTTCTCCCCCGAGCTGCGCTCCCTGCTCGAGGGGCTGCTGCAGCGAGATGTCAACCGGCGGCTGGGCTGCATGGGGCGCGG ggctcaggaGGTGAAGGAGGAGCCCTTCTTCAAGGGCCTGGACTGGCAGATGGTTTTCCTGCAGAAG TACCCACCGCCCCTGATCCCGCCCCGCGGCGAGGTGAACGCAGCCGACGCCTTCGACATCGGCTCCTTCGACGAGGAGGACACGAAGGGCATCAAG CTGCTGGAGAGCGACCAGGAGCTGTACCGCAACTTCCCGCTCACCATCTCGGAGCGGTGGCAGCAGGAGGTGACAGAGACCGTCTTTGAAGCCGTCAACGCCGACACCGACAAGCTGGAGGCTCGTAAGAAGGCCAAGAACAAACAGCTGGGCCACGAGGAGG AGTACGCCATGGGCAAGGACTGCATCATGCACGGGTACATGGCCAAGCTGGGCAACCCCTTCCTGACGCAGTGGCAGCGCCGCTACTTCTACCTCTTCCCCAACCGCCTCGAGTGGCGCGGGGAGGGCGAGTCGCCG CAGTCCCTGCTCACCATGGAGGAGATCGACTCGGTGGAGGAGACACAGGTGAAGGAGCGCAAGTGCATCCTGCTCCGCATCCGTGGCGGCAAGCAGTTCGTGCTGCAGTGCGAT AGCGACCCCGAGCTGGTGCAGTGGCGGAAGGAGCTGCGGGACGCCCAGCGCCAggcccagcagctgctgcagcggGTGCCGCGCATGCAGAACAAGCCCCGCTCGCCCGTGGTGGAGCTCAGCAAAGTGCCGTTCATCCAGCGCTCCGCCAACGGGCTCTGA
- the GRK2 gene encoding beta-adrenergic receptor kinase 1 isoform X2: MADLEAVLADVSYLMAMEKSRAAPAARASKRILLPEPSIRSVMQKYLEDRGEVTFDKIFTQKIGYLLFRDFAFNQAEEAKPLMEFYEEIKKYEKLDSEEERTARSRHIFDHYIMKELLACSHPFSKSATEHVQSHLSKKQVPPDLFQPYIEEICQNLRRGIFQKFIESDKFTRFCQWKNVELNIHLTMNDFSVHRIIGRGGFGEVYGCRKADTGKMYAMKCLDKKRIKMKQGETLALNERIMLSLVSTGDCPFIVCMSYAFHTPDKLSFILDLMNGGDLHYHLSQHGVFSEAEMRFYAAEIILGLEHMHSRFVVYRDLKPANILLDEFGHVRISDLGLACDFSKKKPHASVGTHGYMAPEVLQKGVAYDSSADWFSLGCMLFKLLRGHSPFRQHKTKDKHEIDRMTLTMTVELPDSFSPELRSLLEGLLQRDVNRRLGCMGRGAQEVKEEPFFKGLDWQMVFLQKYPPPLIPPRGEVNAADAFDIGSFDEEDTKGIKLLESDQELYRNFPLTISERWQQEVTETVFEAVNADTDKLEARKKAKNKQLGHEEEYAMGKDCIMHGYMAKLGNPFLTQWQRRYFYLFPNRLEWRGEGESPSLLTMEEIDSVEETQVKERKCILLRIRGGKQFVLQCDSDPELVQWRKELRDAQRQAQQLLQRVPRMQNKPRSPVVELSKVPFIQRSANGL; the protein is encoded by the exons ATGGCGGACCTGGAGGCGGTGTTGGCGGACGTGAGCTACCTGATGGCCATGGAGAAGAGCcgcgccgcgcccgccgcccgcgCCAGCAAGAGGATCCTCCTGCCCGAGCCCAG CATCCGCAGCGTCATGCAGAAATACCTGGAGGACCGGGGAGAGGTGACGTTTGACAAGATCTTCACGCAGAAGATCG GGTATCTGCTCTTCCGGGACTTCGCCTTTAACCAGGCAGAGGAGGCCAAACCCCTGATGGAGTTTTATGAGGAG ATCAAGAAGTACGAGAAGCTGGACTCTGAGGAGGAGCGAACTGCCCGGAGCCGCCACATCTTTGACCATTACATCATGAAAGAGCTGCTGGCCTGCTCCCAT CCCTTCTCCAAGAGCGCCACGGAGCATGTCCAGAGCCACCTGAGCAAGAAGCAGGTGCCACCAGACCTCTTCCAG CCCTACATTGAGGAGATCTGCCAGAACCTGCGTAGGGGCATCTTCCAGAAATTCATCGAGAG TGACAAGTTCACACGGTTCTGCCAGTGGAAGAACGTGGAGCTGAACATCCAT CTCACCATGAACGATTTCAGCGTTCACCGAATCATCGGCCGCGGCGGTTTCGGGGAAGTCTACGGCTGCCGGAAAGCAGATACAGGCAAAAT GTACGCCATGAAGTGTTTGGACAAGAAACGCATCAAGATGAAGCAGGGCGAGACCCTGGCCCTCAACGAGCGCATCATGCTGTCCCTCGTCAGCACCGGG GACTGCCCGTTCATCGTGTGCATGTCATACGCCTTCCACACACCCGACAAGCTCAGCTTCATCCTCGACCTCATGAATG GGGGAGACCTGCATTATCACCTGTCCCAGCACGGCGTCTTCTCGGAGGCAGAGATGAGGTTCTACGCAGCTGAGATCATCCTGGGCCTGGAGCACATGCACAGCCGCTTCGTGGTGTACCGTGACCTCAAG CCGGCAAACATCCTCCTGGACGAGTTTGGGCACGTCCGCATCTCAGACCTGGGCCTGGCCTGTGACTTCTCCAAGAAGAAGCCCCATGCCAGCGT GGGCACCCATGGGTACATGGCTCCGGAGGTGCTGCAGAAAGGAGTGGCGTACGACAGCAGCGCCGACTGGTTCTCGCTGGGCTGCATGCTCTTCAAGCTGCTTCGGGG GCACAGCCCCTTTCGGCAGCACAAGACGAAGGACAAGCACGAGATCGACCGTATGACCCTCACCATG ACCGTCGAGTTGCCGGACTCCTTCTCCCCCGAGCTGCGCTCCCTGCTCGAGGGGCTGCTGCAGCGAGATGTCAACCGGCGGCTGGGCTGCATGGGGCGCGG ggctcaggaGGTGAAGGAGGAGCCCTTCTTCAAGGGCCTGGACTGGCAGATGGTTTTCCTGCAGAAG TACCCACCGCCCCTGATCCCGCCCCGCGGCGAGGTGAACGCAGCCGACGCCTTCGACATCGGCTCCTTCGACGAGGAGGACACGAAGGGCATCAAG CTGCTGGAGAGCGACCAGGAGCTGTACCGCAACTTCCCGCTCACCATCTCGGAGCGGTGGCAGCAGGAGGTGACAGAGACCGTCTTTGAAGCCGTCAACGCCGACACCGACAAGCTGGAGGCTCGTAAGAAGGCCAAGAACAAACAGCTGGGCCACGAGGAGG AGTACGCCATGGGCAAGGACTGCATCATGCACGGGTACATGGCCAAGCTGGGCAACCCCTTCCTGACGCAGTGGCAGCGCCGCTACTTCTACCTCTTCCCCAACCGCCTCGAGTGGCGCGGGGAGGGCGAGTCGCCG TCCCTGCTCACCATGGAGGAGATCGACTCGGTGGAGGAGACACAGGTGAAGGAGCGCAAGTGCATCCTGCTCCGCATCCGTGGCGGCAAGCAGTTCGTGCTGCAGTGCGAT AGCGACCCCGAGCTGGTGCAGTGGCGGAAGGAGCTGCGGGACGCCCAGCGCCAggcccagcagctgctgcagcggGTGCCGCGCATGCAGAACAAGCCCCGCTCGCCCGTGGTGGAGCTCAGCAAAGTGCCGTTCATCCAGCGCTCCGCCAACGGGCTCTGA